GAATCAGTGATTTATTTATTGCGATAGCCTATTTTTCTATCCCAATTGAGCTCCTTTACTTCGTAAGCTGTTCTAACTTTCCATTCAAATGGGTGCTCTTCCAATTTATTGCATTCATTGTTCTGTGTGGGATGACTCATTTGCTCAATTTCTGGACTTACTATGGCCAACACCCATTTCAGCTTATGCTTGCTCTAACCATTTTTAAAGTCCTCACTGCACTCGTATCCTTTGCCACTGCTATAACCCTTATCACCCTCTTTCCTATGCTGCTCAAAATCAAAGTGAGGGAGTTTATGTTAAAGAAGAAGACTTGGGATCTTGGTCGAGAGGTTGGATTAATAAAGCAGCAAAAGGAAGCTGGATGGCATGTCCGGATGCTTACGCAGGAGATTCGAAAGTCACTTGATCGTCATACAATACTATATACAACTCTGGTGGAGTTAGCGAAGACACTGGATTTGCATAATTGTGCTATTTGGAAGCCCAATGAGAATAAAACTGAGATGAACCTGATTCATGAGCTGAAAGGAAGAAGCTTTTCTAATATGTATAATATGCCTATTCCGACAAGTGATCCAGATGTAAGGGAGATTAAGGGGAGTGATGGAGTAAAGTTACTTGATGCCGACTCCCCACTTGCTGCTGCGAGTAGTGGAGGGAGTAGTGAACCAGGAGCTGTGGCTGCTGTTAGGATGCCGATGCTGAAGGTGTCGAACTTCAAAGGTGGAACTCCTGAACTTGTCCCAGAATGCTATGCCATACTGGTGTTGGTTCTTCCTAGTGAACAAGGTAGATCTTGGAGCAACCAGGAAATTGAGATAGTCAGGGTCGTGGCTAATCAGGTTGCTGTGGCTCTGTCCCATGCTGCAGTTCTTGAAGAGTCTCAGCATATGAGAGAAACATTGGAGGAGCAAAATCGAGCTCTGCAACAAGCAAAGCAGGATGCACTTAGGGCGAGTCAAGCAAGGAATGCATTTCAGATGGTTATGAGCCATGGTCTGAGAAGACCCATGCACTCAATATTGGGTCTTCTCTCCTTGATGCAAGATGATAACTTGGGTAATGAGCAGCGGCTTCTTGTGGATGCAATGACTAAAACCAGCAATGTTGTGTCAACCCTTATAAATGATGTGATGGATACTTCGACAAAGGACAATAGTAGATTCCCTCTGGAGATGAGGCATTTTCAGCTACATTCCATGATAAAAGAAGCTGCTTGTCTTGCCAAGTGTTTGTGTGCTCATAGGGGTTACAATATTTCCATCGAGGTTGACAAATCTTTGCCAAATCATGTCATGGGCGATGAAAGAAGAGTTTTTCAAGTTATTCTTCATATGGTTGGGAATCTTTTGAAGGACCCCAATGGAGGTTATCTTACATTTAGAGTTCTCCCAGAAAGTGCAAGAAGGGAAGGCATCGACGGAGCTTGGAAGACAAGGAGGTCACACTCATCTCTTGAAAATGTCTATATCAGGTTTGAAGTTGGATCAAGCAATAATCATTCTCATCCAGAGGGCATAGCATCCACATTGCCACAATGTTGTGAAACACGCCGCAGTAGGGAAGTGGAGGAAAGGTTGAGCTTCACTGTGTGCAGAAAGCTGGTTCAGGTACTCTATTGCTAAATAGCAACATCTGTATATGTGTCATATAACTGGAATTTATGCACCCAACTCATTTGGTTTTAAGCTCTTTCTTCTGTGGTAACATTAGACATTCAACTATGAGAAGCAAGTAAAGTTGTCATTTCTAGGGAAAAATGACATTGGTGCAGGCTCATTTAAAATTTTTCGAGTTGGATGAGACCTTTTgcatcaaattatgtattttctttccctttcataACAATTTCGAGTGCATATATGTGCAGTTAATTTGGGGTTGAACTAACATCCCTCTGATGTGTGAAAATAATGCGCAGTTGATGCAAGGAGA
Above is a window of Nicotiana tabacum cultivar K326 chromosome 8, ASM71507v2, whole genome shotgun sequence DNA encoding:
- the LOC107790374 gene encoding ethylene receptor 2 translates to MLRTLASALLILSFLVSLSAADNGFPRCNCDDEGFWSIERILECQRISDLFIAIAYFSIPIELLYFVSCSNFPFKWVLFQFIAFIVLCGMTHLLNFWTYYGQHPFQLMLALTIFKVLTALVSFATAITLITLFPMLLKIKVREFMLKKKTWDLGREVGLIKQQKEAGWHVRMLTQEIRKSLDRHTILYTTLVELAKTLDLHNCAIWKPNENKTEMNLIHELKGRSFSNMYNMPIPTSDPDVREIKGSDGVKLLDADSPLAAASSGGSSEPGAVAAVRMPMLKVSNFKGGTPELVPECYAILVLVLPSEQGRSWSNQEIEIVRVVANQVAVALSHAAVLEESQHMRETLEEQNRALQQAKQDALRASQARNAFQMVMSHGLRRPMHSILGLLSLMQDDNLGNEQRLLVDAMTKTSNVVSTLINDVMDTSTKDNSRFPLEMRHFQLHSMIKEAACLAKCLCAHRGYNISIEVDKSLPNHVMGDERRVFQVILHMVGNLLKDPNGGYLTFRVLPESARREGIDGAWKTRRSHSSLENVYIRFEVGSSNNHSHPEGIASTLPQCCETRRSREVEERLSFTVCRKLVQLMQGDIWVVPNPEGFDQSMTVILGFQLRPSIAIGIPEYGESSDHSHPHSLLQGVNVLLADYDDVNRAVTRKLLEKLGCVVSAVSSGHDCLGALAPAVSSFQIVLLDLHLPDLDGFEVTMRIRKFRSRSWPLIVGFASADEDVSGRCLQIGMNGIIRKPVLLPEIADELQRVLQASRIMR